A region from the Inhella inkyongensis genome encodes:
- the hpnC gene encoding squalene synthase HpnC — MRAVPTAPLRHHDENFPVASWLCPARLRPPILAIYRFARYADDVADEGDASPAQRQAELTELRASLDAIAQGLPPSPAHAQLMAPLAEAIEEHALPLAPLHALLDAFVQDTEVLRYENRAALLDYCRRSANPVGRLLLHLVGVQGPTAWAASDAICTGLQLVNFWQDIGVDRLKGRVYLPADALAARGLQPEAILAGQDSPALRACVGEQTRWAEALLRQGRALPPLVPGRLAWELRLVIEGGLRIAEKIHHLDHDSLNRRPRLRAWDAPQMLIRALRQRPE, encoded by the coding sequence ATGCGCGCCGTGCCTACCGCCCCACTCCGACATCACGACGAGAACTTCCCGGTCGCTTCCTGGCTTTGCCCGGCCCGGCTGCGCCCGCCCATCTTGGCCATCTATCGATTCGCGCGCTATGCCGATGATGTGGCGGACGAAGGCGACGCCAGCCCCGCGCAACGTCAGGCCGAACTCACCGAGTTGCGCGCTAGCCTTGATGCCATTGCTCAAGGCCTCCCACCATCCCCCGCGCATGCCCAGTTGATGGCGCCGCTGGCCGAGGCCATTGAAGAGCACGCCCTCCCCCTCGCCCCGCTGCACGCTTTGCTCGACGCCTTTGTGCAAGACACCGAGGTGCTTCGCTATGAGAACCGCGCCGCCCTGTTGGACTACTGCCGCCGCTCGGCCAATCCGGTTGGGCGGCTCTTGCTGCACTTGGTGGGTGTCCAGGGACCGACCGCGTGGGCGGCCTCAGACGCCATCTGTACCGGGCTGCAATTGGTGAACTTCTGGCAAGACATCGGCGTTGACCGGCTCAAAGGGCGGGTCTATCTGCCAGCCGATGCGCTGGCCGCCCGCGGGCTGCAGCCAGAGGCCATTCTGGCTGGACAGGACAGCCCGGCGCTGCGCGCCTGCGTGGGCGAGCAAACCCGATGGGCCGAGGCCCTGCTGCGCCAAGGCCGGGCCCTGCCCCCGCTGGTGCCCGGCCGCCTGGCTTGGGAACTGCGATTGGTGATTGAAGGCGGTCTGCGCATCGCAGAGAAAATCCACCACCTGGACCACGACAGCCTGAACCGTCGCCCTCGCCTGCGCGCCTGGGATGCCCCACAGATGCTGATTCGCGCACTACGACAACGACCCGAATGA
- a CDS encoding IclR family transcriptional regulator yields the protein MSDTQTPAIQVLERAFTLLDVLARHTDPVPLKLLSEATGLHPSTTHRILNDLTLGRFVDRPAPGSYRLGMRLLELGNLVKARLDVRDAALDSMRELHKLTHQPVNLSVRQGDEIVYIERTYSERSGMQVVRAVGGRAPLHLTSVGKLFLAHEEASRVRAYATRTGLAGHTRNSITELSRLERELGQIRLRGVSRDEEELELGVRCMAAGIYDDQGKLVAGLSISAPADRLEEAWEPRLRDTANTISQALGHRPAR from the coding sequence ATGAGCGACACGCAAACCCCTGCGATCCAGGTCTTGGAACGCGCCTTCACCCTGCTAGACGTGTTGGCCCGCCATACCGACCCAGTCCCACTGAAGTTGCTCAGCGAAGCCACTGGCCTGCACCCTTCGACCACGCACCGAATCCTGAACGACCTGACCCTAGGGCGCTTTGTGGACCGCCCCGCACCTGGCAGCTATCGGCTGGGGATGCGCCTGTTGGAACTGGGTAATTTGGTCAAGGCCCGACTCGATGTGCGCGACGCCGCCCTCGATTCCATGCGGGAACTGCACAAACTCACCCATCAACCGGTCAATTTGTCAGTCCGTCAGGGCGATGAAATCGTCTACATCGAACGCACCTATAGCGAGCGAAGCGGCATGCAAGTGGTCCGTGCGGTTGGCGGTCGAGCGCCTCTACACCTCACGTCAGTGGGAAAGCTTTTTCTGGCTCATGAGGAAGCGTCCCGAGTGAGGGCCTACGCCACCCGCACCGGATTGGCGGGCCACACCCGTAACAGCATCACGGAACTCAGTCGCCTTGAGCGAGAGCTGGGGCAAATCCGACTCCGGGGCGTTTCGCGTGATGAAGAAGAGTTGGAACTTGGCGTCCGCTGCATGGCTGCCGGCATCTACGATGACCAGGGCAAGTTGGTTGCGGGCCTCTCGATTTCGGCGCCTGCAGACCGGCTGGAAGAGGCTTGGGAACCCCGTCTGCGCGACACCGCCAACACCATCTCGCAGGCATTGGGGCACCGTCCAGCTCGCTAA
- the tig gene encoding trigger factor, translated as MAVTVETLEKLERRITLTLPAAAVSSEVEQRLKKLSRTVKADGFRPGKVPLSFVAQRYGSSVQYEVVTDQLGQAFAKAASEAQLRVAGMPKLAQKDGAAEGEIAFDATFEVYPEIKMGDLSAVEVERVSSEVTEEAVDRTVEILRKQRRTFAQRAAAEGAMDDDRVTIDFEGKIDGEPFAGGKAEAFQFIIGEGQMLEAFEKAVRGMKSGESKTFPLAFPEDYHGKDVAGKEADFLVTVKKIEQQNLPEVNEAFAKALGIKEGTVEGLRADVRKNLEREVKFRVLAKNKAAAMDALVQVAELDLPKALIEEESQRLAEQFRERLKAQGLKDTDKVPLQSEMFAPQAERRVRLGLVVGELVRTEKLQAQPEQLQAHIEELSQSYEKPADVMRWYLGDRQRMQEVEAVVVENNVTGYVLNKAKVVDKALPFDELMAQAQG; from the coding sequence ATGGCTGTCACCGTTGAAACCCTTGAGAAGCTTGAGCGCCGCATCACCCTGACCCTGCCGGCAGCGGCGGTCAGCAGCGAGGTCGAGCAGCGTTTGAAGAAACTGTCGCGCACTGTGAAGGCCGACGGTTTCCGCCCCGGCAAGGTGCCCCTGAGCTTTGTGGCTCAGCGCTATGGCTCGTCGGTTCAGTACGAAGTGGTCACCGACCAACTCGGCCAGGCCTTTGCCAAGGCAGCCAGCGAGGCGCAATTGCGCGTGGCCGGCATGCCCAAGCTGGCCCAGAAGGACGGCGCCGCTGAAGGTGAAATCGCCTTCGATGCGACCTTTGAGGTCTACCCCGAGATCAAGATGGGCGACCTGAGCGCTGTCGAAGTCGAGCGCGTCAGCAGCGAAGTGACCGAAGAGGCCGTGGACCGCACGGTCGAGATCCTGCGCAAGCAGCGCCGTACCTTTGCCCAGCGCGCTGCGGCCGAAGGCGCGATGGACGATGACCGCGTCACCATCGACTTCGAGGGCAAGATCGACGGCGAGCCCTTCGCCGGCGGCAAGGCCGAGGCCTTCCAGTTCATCATCGGCGAAGGCCAGATGCTGGAAGCCTTTGAGAAGGCCGTGCGTGGCATGAAGTCGGGCGAGAGCAAGACCTTCCCGCTGGCATTCCCCGAGGACTATCACGGCAAGGACGTGGCCGGCAAGGAAGCCGACTTCCTGGTGACCGTGAAGAAGATCGAGCAGCAAAACCTGCCCGAGGTGAACGAGGCCTTTGCCAAGGCCCTGGGCATCAAGGAAGGCACGGTCGAGGGTCTGCGCGCCGATGTGCGCAAGAACCTTGAGCGTGAGGTCAAGTTCCGCGTGCTGGCCAAGAACAAGGCCGCCGCCATGGACGCCCTGGTGCAAGTGGCGGAACTGGATCTGCCTAAGGCGCTGATCGAGGAAGAGTCGCAGCGTCTGGCCGAGCAGTTCCGTGAGCGCCTGAAGGCCCAAGGCCTGAAGGACACCGACAAGGTGCCGCTGCAGAGCGAAATGTTCGCGCCGCAAGCGGAGCGCCGCGTGCGCCTGGGCCTAGTGGTGGGCGAGTTGGTTCGCACCGAAAAGCTGCAGGCCCAGCCGGAGCAACTGCAGGCTCATATCGAAGAGCTGAGCCAGAGCTACGAGAAGCCCGCCGACGTGATGCGTTGGTATCTGGGCGACCGTCAGCGCATGCAGGAAGTCGAGGCCGTTGTGGTCGAGAACAACGTCACCGGCTATGTGCTGAACAAGGCCAAGGTGGTCGACAAGGCACTGCCTTTCGACGAGCTGATGGCCCAGGCGCAGGGCTGA
- a CDS encoding efflux RND transporter periplasmic adaptor subunit, with product MTAASGAQGSRPPQSSIRHAPALGLLLLGLVGCGAKAPEANPERAVRTQVLQVSEAGQVLEFAAEVRSRSESRLAFRVGGKVLSRHANLGDSVKAGQVLMRLDPQDLKLGADAAQAALIAAKANRDQQAADLKRFKALKDQGFISGAELERRESALQAAQSQFEQARAQAQAQRNQTEYAALQADVAGVITAVDAEPGTVVGTGTPVLRLAQKGARDVVFHVPEHQVQAFRALSATPGALMVRVWGRDELVPAKLRELAEAADPATRTFVAKADIGEPEGLKLGQTATVVFSSPKRSGVVKLPMAALFESKGQPHVWVLEPASMAVRQQAVTVGGADGNAVVVTAGLSPAQEVVVAGVHTLSPGQKVRRYGAAPVAAAASAGTSTR from the coding sequence ATGACAGCTGCATCAGGTGCGCAAGGCTCGCGCCCGCCCCAGAGTTCCATTCGGCATGCGCCAGCGCTAGGCCTGTTGCTGTTGGGCTTGGTCGGGTGCGGGGCCAAGGCCCCCGAGGCGAATCCCGAGCGGGCAGTGCGGACGCAGGTCTTGCAGGTTTCAGAAGCCGGGCAGGTGCTGGAGTTCGCCGCAGAGGTTCGTTCCCGTAGCGAATCGCGTTTGGCCTTCCGGGTCGGCGGCAAAGTCCTGAGCCGCCATGCGAACTTGGGTGACAGCGTAAAGGCGGGTCAGGTCCTGATGCGTCTGGATCCGCAGGACCTGAAGTTGGGTGCCGACGCCGCGCAGGCTGCGTTGATTGCGGCCAAAGCGAATCGGGATCAGCAAGCGGCCGATCTCAAGCGGTTCAAAGCCTTGAAGGACCAGGGCTTCATCAGCGGCGCTGAATTGGAGCGACGCGAGTCCGCACTTCAAGCAGCGCAGTCGCAGTTTGAGCAAGCGCGGGCGCAGGCTCAAGCACAGCGAAATCAGACTGAGTACGCGGCCCTGCAGGCCGATGTGGCCGGCGTGATCACAGCCGTGGATGCCGAGCCTGGCACGGTGGTGGGAACCGGTACACCCGTGTTGCGGCTGGCGCAAAAAGGCGCGCGCGATGTGGTGTTCCATGTCCCCGAGCACCAGGTACAGGCTTTCCGCGCCCTGTCCGCCACGCCGGGGGCCTTAATGGTGCGTGTGTGGGGCCGTGATGAGTTGGTTCCCGCCAAGCTGCGTGAGTTGGCCGAGGCGGCGGACCCCGCCACGCGAACCTTTGTGGCCAAGGCGGACATTGGTGAGCCCGAGGGCCTAAAGCTTGGGCAAACCGCAACTGTGGTGTTCAGCTCACCCAAACGCAGCGGAGTGGTCAAGCTGCCCATGGCGGCACTGTTCGAGTCCAAAGGTCAGCCCCATGTCTGGGTGCTGGAACCAGCCAGCATGGCGGTGCGTCAGCAGGCTGTGACGGTGGGCGGTGCCGATGGCAATGCGGTCGTGGTGACGGCTGGTTTGAGCCCCGCCCAAGAAGTTGTGGTGGCCGGCGTGCATACCCTCAGCCCCGGGCAAAAGGTGCGCCGATACGGCGCGGCTCCGGTCGCCGCGGCCGCGTCCGCTGGCACTTCAACGCGCTAA
- the hpnE gene encoding hydroxysqualene dehydroxylase HpnE, whose amino-acid sequence MKPQLCVIGGGWAGLAAAVEGVRLGAQVRLLEMAPQLGGRARSLSAAQDGLDSGHHILIGAYSATLNLMRTVGADPDTLLWRGPLALVDGQGVGLRWPAGAAALPALMQAALRHPRWQLRDKLALGRWGLGLALRGLRCPDNWTVKQLCASLPLTVRTELFDPLCIAALNTPIETASASVFLRVLRDALLGGRGAADLLLPRRPLSQLLPSPAEAWLATHGAEVRLSHRVQSLQHAEGIWLVDGEPAQAVVIACSATEAARLCNDLNPAWAETARALQPEAIATVYLDAPGVKLAAPMVALKGSPAQFIFDLGAIGGRAGRFAAVGSAVAAALGHGRASLIKGVRAQIASQLPDLALATVVSSHADRRATFACSAGLIRPNPQIAAGVFAAGDYVDGPYPATLEGAVRSGLIAAQSTIAG is encoded by the coding sequence GTGAAACCTCAGCTCTGTGTCATCGGCGGCGGCTGGGCCGGGCTGGCCGCGGCCGTGGAGGGCGTTCGTCTAGGGGCCCAAGTGCGCCTGTTGGAAATGGCCCCTCAGCTCGGAGGGCGCGCCCGCAGCCTGAGCGCCGCACAAGACGGCCTGGACAGCGGCCACCACATCTTGATCGGCGCCTATAGCGCCACTTTGAACCTGATGCGCACAGTGGGCGCGGACCCCGACACCCTACTTTGGCGCGGCCCCTTGGCGCTGGTGGACGGCCAGGGAGTCGGCTTACGCTGGCCGGCCGGGGCCGCAGCCTTGCCGGCCTTGATGCAAGCGGCCCTGCGGCACCCTCGTTGGCAGCTCCGGGACAAATTGGCGTTGGGCCGCTGGGGCCTGGGCCTTGCGCTGAGGGGTCTGCGCTGCCCCGACAACTGGACCGTCAAGCAGCTATGCGCCAGCCTTCCTCTCACGGTCAGGACGGAGCTCTTCGATCCCCTTTGCATCGCCGCGCTCAACACACCCATAGAAACAGCCAGCGCATCGGTGTTCTTGCGCGTCTTGCGCGATGCCCTTCTCGGTGGGCGCGGCGCAGCCGACCTCCTGCTGCCGCGCCGCCCTCTATCGCAGCTTTTGCCCAGTCCTGCCGAGGCATGGCTGGCGACCCATGGGGCAGAAGTCCGCCTAAGCCATCGAGTCCAGTCCCTTCAGCACGCTGAAGGGATCTGGCTGGTGGACGGCGAACCTGCCCAGGCCGTGGTAATCGCGTGCAGCGCAACCGAAGCGGCCCGCCTTTGCAACGATCTCAACCCAGCCTGGGCGGAAACGGCCCGCGCCCTACAGCCAGAAGCCATTGCCACCGTCTACCTTGACGCTCCCGGCGTGAAGCTGGCCGCCCCCATGGTTGCATTGAAAGGCAGCCCGGCTCAGTTCATTTTTGATTTGGGGGCAATTGGAGGCCGGGCAGGCCGATTTGCGGCCGTGGGCAGCGCGGTTGCGGCGGCCCTCGGCCATGGCCGAGCCTCCTTGATCAAAGGCGTCCGCGCACAAATCGCCTCCCAACTGCCTGACCTGGCTTTGGCAACGGTCGTGAGCAGCCACGCCGATAGACGAGCCACCTTCGCTTGCAGCGCAGGACTTATCCGCCCCAATCCACAGATCGCCGCCGGCGTCTTCGCCGCCGGCGACTACGTGGACGGCCCCTACCCTGCCACGCTGGAAGGTGCGGTGCGCTCGGGGCTGATTGCAGCCCAGTCCACCATCGCGGGCTGA
- a CDS encoding efflux RND transporter permease subunit, whose product MSSSQASGSGRFNISRWALEHPALTRYLMAVLLLVGVAAYFQLGQDEDPPFTFRAMVVQSFWPGATAQQMAEQVTDKVERTLQEVPYADKIRSFTKPGESLTIFQLKDSVSGKDVAGTWYQVRKKIADMRHTLPQGVIGPVFNDDFGDVFGTIYALSGDGYSAEELRQYAEIVRSKLLRVPDVAKVELFGVQPEKVFVEISHKTLAQMGVDVSQLIGQLNAQNAVEGAGLLNSAEGNVGIRVQGQFESLDTLKNLPIRVLNPQTGQVGNLRLGDIASVTRGYAEPRGVTVRHQGREVVALGVAMAKGGDIIRLGKALRVVADQAAADLPAGVELGQIQDQPRAVSRSVGEFVQVLIEAVVVVLAVSFISLGLHTKPLRIDIWPGLVVGITIPLVLAITFVTMFYWGVGLHKISLGALIIALGLLVDDAIIAVEMMVRKLEEGHDKLHAATYAYEVTSMPMLTGTLITAVGFLPIALARSSVGEYTFAIFAVTAAALVISWFVSVYFVPYLGALLLRTRPALPGEAHELFDSPFYSRFRILVRWCVVHRWITIGATIGVFAVGIVGMGKVQQQFFPDSNRPEILVDLWLPEGSPIQLTEAVAQRFEKRLLKEPELESVSIWVGSGVPRFYLPLDNVFPQSNVAQAILLPKSLKEREALRKRLPELMASEFPEARARVKLLPNGPPVPYPVQFRVVGPDPAQLRHWADEVKTQVRANPHMRGVNDNWNESIKVLRLHVDQDKARALGVSSQSLAQASRTILSGVPVGQFREGDRLIDIVLRQPLEERRVITDLASAYVPTASGRSIPLSQVARHEFSFEPGVMWREGRQFAITVQGDVVDGMQGATVSGQIWPQLKAIQARMPVGYEIQIAGAVEESSKGQGSIVAGVPLMLFITFTLLMLQLQSFSRAMLVFLTGPLGIAGVAMALILLGRPFGFVAMLGVIALMGMIIRNSVILIDQIEQDRERGVPAWSAIVESAVRRFRPIVLTAAAAVLAMIPLSRSVFWGPMAVAIMGGLIVATALTLLALPAMYAAWFRVRVPANPS is encoded by the coding sequence ATGAGCAGCAGCCAAGCGTCCGGCAGCGGACGATTCAATATCTCGCGTTGGGCCCTGGAGCACCCGGCGCTGACCCGCTACCTGATGGCGGTTCTCCTGCTGGTGGGTGTCGCAGCCTATTTCCAGCTGGGTCAGGATGAGGATCCGCCCTTCACCTTCCGCGCCATGGTGGTGCAGTCCTTCTGGCCCGGCGCTACCGCGCAGCAGATGGCCGAGCAGGTCACCGACAAGGTGGAGCGCACCCTGCAAGAGGTGCCCTATGCGGACAAGATTCGATCCTTCACCAAGCCGGGCGAGTCACTGACCATCTTCCAGCTCAAGGACAGTGTGTCCGGCAAGGACGTGGCCGGCACCTGGTATCAGGTGCGTAAGAAGATCGCCGACATGCGTCACACCCTGCCGCAAGGGGTGATCGGGCCGGTCTTCAACGACGACTTCGGCGATGTCTTCGGCACCATCTACGCACTCTCAGGTGATGGCTATAGCGCAGAGGAATTGCGTCAGTACGCCGAGATCGTGCGCAGCAAACTGCTGCGGGTCCCCGATGTGGCAAAGGTCGAGCTGTTTGGGGTGCAGCCCGAAAAGGTTTTCGTCGAGATTTCGCACAAGACTCTCGCCCAGATGGGGGTCGACGTCAGCCAGTTGATTGGCCAACTCAACGCGCAGAACGCGGTCGAAGGGGCGGGCCTGCTGAATTCCGCCGAGGGCAATGTCGGGATCCGGGTTCAGGGCCAGTTTGAGTCGCTGGACACGCTCAAGAACCTACCCATTCGGGTACTCAACCCGCAAACCGGCCAGGTCGGTAACTTGCGCCTGGGTGACATTGCCAGCGTGACGCGAGGCTATGCCGAACCCCGGGGCGTGACCGTGCGTCATCAGGGGCGGGAGGTGGTGGCGCTGGGCGTGGCCATGGCCAAGGGTGGCGACATCATTCGGCTGGGCAAGGCGCTGCGTGTCGTTGCTGACCAAGCTGCTGCGGATCTGCCGGCGGGTGTGGAATTGGGGCAGATCCAGGATCAACCCCGCGCTGTGAGCCGCTCGGTGGGCGAGTTCGTGCAGGTGCTGATCGAGGCGGTGGTGGTGGTGCTGGCGGTGAGCTTCATCTCACTCGGCCTGCACACCAAGCCCTTGCGTATCGACATCTGGCCGGGGCTGGTGGTGGGCATCACCATTCCCCTGGTGCTGGCCATCACTTTTGTGACCATGTTTTATTGGGGCGTGGGCCTGCACAAGATTTCGCTGGGCGCCCTCATCATCGCGCTGGGCTTGTTGGTGGACGACGCCATCATTGCCGTCGAAATGATGGTTCGCAAGCTGGAGGAAGGGCATGACAAGCTGCATGCCGCGACCTATGCCTATGAGGTCACCTCCATGCCCATGCTGACCGGCACATTGATCACTGCAGTGGGCTTCTTGCCGATTGCGCTGGCCCGGTCCTCCGTGGGCGAGTACACGTTTGCCATCTTTGCAGTGACGGCCGCCGCCTTGGTGATCTCCTGGTTCGTCTCGGTCTACTTCGTGCCCTACCTTGGTGCGCTACTGCTGCGCACTCGCCCGGCGTTGCCGGGAGAGGCCCACGAGCTGTTTGACTCCCCCTTTTACTCTCGCTTTCGCATCCTGGTGCGTTGGTGTGTCGTGCACCGCTGGATCACCATCGGAGCGACTATCGGAGTCTTTGCCGTAGGCATCGTCGGCATGGGCAAGGTGCAGCAGCAGTTTTTTCCAGACTCCAACCGCCCCGAGATCCTGGTGGATCTGTGGTTGCCTGAGGGTTCCCCCATCCAACTTACCGAAGCGGTTGCTCAGCGCTTTGAAAAGCGCTTGTTGAAGGAACCCGAACTGGAGTCGGTGTCCATTTGGGTGGGCAGTGGTGTTCCCCGCTTTTACTTGCCGCTGGATAACGTCTTTCCGCAGAGCAATGTGGCGCAGGCCATCTTGTTGCCGAAGTCCTTGAAAGAGCGGGAAGCATTGCGCAAGCGCCTGCCGGAGTTGATGGCTTCCGAGTTTCCTGAGGCGCGGGCGCGCGTCAAGCTTTTGCCCAATGGGCCGCCGGTGCCCTATCCGGTGCAGTTCCGCGTGGTGGGGCCTGATCCTGCGCAGCTTCGCCATTGGGCCGATGAGGTCAAGACCCAGGTGCGCGCCAATCCGCATATGCGCGGTGTGAACGACAACTGGAATGAGTCCATCAAGGTGTTGCGCCTGCATGTGGATCAGGACAAGGCGCGTGCGCTGGGCGTTAGCAGTCAGAGCCTTGCGCAAGCCTCGCGAACCATTCTTTCGGGCGTGCCGGTGGGCCAGTTCCGTGAAGGCGACCGCCTGATCGACATCGTTCTGCGCCAGCCCTTGGAGGAGCGCCGAGTCATCACGGACTTGGCCAGTGCCTATGTGCCGACGGCCAGTGGGCGATCCATTCCGCTTTCGCAGGTCGCTCGACATGAGTTCAGCTTCGAGCCTGGGGTGATGTGGCGCGAGGGGCGTCAGTTCGCCATCACGGTCCAGGGCGATGTGGTGGACGGCATGCAAGGGGCCACGGTGTCCGGCCAAATTTGGCCGCAGCTAAAAGCCATTCAGGCACGCATGCCCGTGGGCTATGAGATTCAGATCGCCGGCGCAGTGGAAGAAAGCAGCAAGGGTCAGGGTTCTATCGTGGCGGGTGTGCCGCTGATGCTCTTCATCACTTTTACCTTGCTGATGCTGCAGTTGCAGAGCTTCTCGCGCGCCATGCTGGTGTTCCTGACGGGTCCGTTGGGGATCGCGGGTGTGGCCATGGCTTTGATCCTGCTGGGGCGCCCCTTCGGTTTTGTGGCCATGCTGGGTGTGATTGCGCTGATGGGCATGATCATTCGCAACTCCGTGATCCTGATCGATCAGATCGAACAGGATCGTGAGCGGGGCGTGCCAGCCTGGTCGGCCATCGTCGAATCGGCAGTGCGGCGCTTCCGTCCGATCGTATTGACGGCGGCAGCGGCGGTGTTGGCCATGATTCCGCTGTCGCGCTCGGTGTTCTGGGGGCCGATGGCGGTGGCCATCATGGGCGGCCTGATCGTGGCTACGGCCTTGACTTTGCTGGCGCTTCCGGCCATGTATGCGGCCTGGTTCCGTGTCCGTGTGCCTGCCAACCCGAGCTGA
- the hpnD gene encoding presqualene diphosphate synthase HpnD — translation MTPEQYAQERAASSGSSFYYAFKFLPPDRRAAITAFYAFCREVDDVVDEVHDPSVAATKLNWWRQEVQRLYSGQASHPALLALQPHVERFGIEAHHLLDVIEGCQMDLQQTRYLDFAGLSRYCHLVAGVVGEVASAIFGRSQTQTLQYAHKLGLALQLTNILRDVGEDARRGRIYLPVDELQRFDVKAHEVLRREAPWGYSERFTALMKFQAERAHGLYDEALALLPEADRQAQKPGLMMANIYRALLRELEAENFQVLHQRIALTPVRKLWIAMRTNWRGR, via the coding sequence ATGACTCCCGAGCAATACGCGCAGGAACGAGCCGCAAGCAGCGGCTCCAGCTTCTACTACGCATTCAAGTTCCTGCCCCCTGATCGACGCGCAGCCATCACCGCCTTCTACGCCTTCTGCCGCGAGGTGGACGATGTGGTCGATGAGGTTCACGACCCCAGCGTGGCAGCCACAAAGCTGAATTGGTGGCGCCAGGAAGTGCAGCGACTGTATTCAGGCCAAGCCAGCCATCCGGCTCTGCTGGCCCTGCAGCCTCATGTTGAGCGCTTCGGCATCGAGGCCCACCATTTGCTCGATGTGATCGAGGGCTGCCAAATGGATCTGCAGCAGACCCGGTATTTGGATTTTGCGGGCCTGTCACGCTACTGCCATTTGGTGGCAGGCGTGGTGGGCGAGGTGGCCAGCGCGATATTTGGGCGCAGTCAGACGCAGACGCTGCAATATGCCCACAAACTCGGCTTGGCCCTCCAACTCACCAATATCCTGCGGGATGTCGGTGAAGACGCTCGACGCGGGCGCATTTACCTGCCGGTGGACGAACTACAGCGCTTTGACGTCAAGGCCCATGAAGTCCTGCGTCGCGAGGCGCCATGGGGCTACAGCGAGCGCTTCACCGCACTCATGAAGTTCCAAGCCGAGCGCGCGCATGGTCTCTACGACGAGGCCCTCGCCCTGCTGCCCGAAGCCGATCGCCAGGCCCAAAAACCAGGGCTGATGATGGCGAATATCTATCGCGCGCTGCTGCGCGAGTTAGAGGCCGAGAACTTTCAGGTGCTGCATCAGCGCATCGCGCTGACACCCGTGCGCAAACTTTGGATCGCCATGCGCACCAATTGGCGCGGGCGGTGA
- the clpP gene encoding ATP-dependent Clp endopeptidase proteolytic subunit ClpP: MSALETSNLGMVPIVIEQSGRGERAYDIYSRLLRERIVFLVGPVNDATANLVVAQLLFLESENPDKDISLYINSPGGSVSAGLSIFDTMQFIKPQVSTLCLGMAASMGAFLLTAGEKGKRFALPNSKIMIHQPLGGAQGQATDIEIHAREILKTREQLNRLMAERTGQPLERIQNDTERDYFMSAAEATEYGLIDKVVDRRA, translated from the coding sequence ATGAGCGCGTTGGAAACGAGCAATCTGGGCATGGTGCCCATCGTCATCGAGCAGTCGGGCCGTGGTGAGCGCGCCTATGACATTTACAGCCGCTTGCTGCGCGAGCGCATCGTCTTCTTGGTTGGGCCGGTGAACGATGCGACGGCCAATCTGGTGGTGGCGCAGTTGCTGTTCCTGGAGAGCGAGAACCCCGACAAGGACATCTCGCTCTACATCAACAGCCCGGGCGGTTCTGTGAGCGCGGGTCTGTCCATCTTTGACACCATGCAGTTCATCAAGCCCCAGGTCAGTACCCTGTGCCTGGGCATGGCGGCCAGCATGGGGGCTTTTCTGCTGACCGCGGGCGAGAAGGGCAAGCGTTTTGCGTTGCCGAACTCCAAGATCATGATTCATCAGCCGCTGGGTGGTGCGCAGGGCCAGGCGACGGATATTGAGATCCACGCCCGCGAGATCTTGAAGACCCGCGAGCAGCTCAATCGTCTGATGGCCGAGCGCACCGGTCAGCCGCTGGAGCGCATCCAGAACGACACCGAGCGCGATTACTTCATGTCCGCCGCCGAGGCCACCGAGTACGGACTGATCGACAAAGTGGTTGATCGCCGCGCCTGA